In Alloyangia pacifica, the following proteins share a genomic window:
- the nusG gene encoding transcription termination/antitermination protein NusG produces MAKRWYSVSVLSNFEKKIAEQIRQAVAEQALEDQIDEVLVPTEEVIEIRRGKKVTTERRFMPGYVLVHMEMSDRGYHLVNSINRVTGFLGPQGRPMPMRDAEVQAILGRVQEGEEAPRTLIHFEVGERVKVNDGPFEGFDGMVEGVDDDNQRLRVSVSIFGRETPVELEFTQVSKQG; encoded by the coding sequence ATGGCGAAGCGGTGGTATTCGGTGAGCGTTCTGTCGAACTTCGAGAAGAAGATCGCGGAACAGATCCGGCAGGCGGTGGCCGAACAGGCGCTTGAGGACCAGATCGACGAAGTTCTCGTGCCGACCGAGGAGGTCATCGAGATCCGCCGCGGCAAGAAGGTTACGACCGAGCGCCGTTTCATGCCCGGCTACGTGCTGGTGCACATGGAAATGTCTGACCGGGGGTATCACCTGGTCAACTCGATCAACCGGGTGACCGGTTTCCTTGGCCCGCAGGGCCGCCCGATGCCGATGCGTGACGCCGAAGTTCAGGCGATCCTCGGCCGGGTGCAGGAAGGCGAGGAAGCCCCGCGCACCCTCATCCACTTCGAGGTGGGCGAGCGCGTCAAGGTCAACGACGGCCCCTTCGAGGGCTTCGACGGTATGGTCGAGGGCGTCGACGACGACAACCAGCGCCTGCGCGTCTCGGTGTCGATCTTCGGCCGGGAGACCCCGGTCGAACTGGAATTCACTCAGGTCTCGAAGCAGGGCTGA
- the rplK gene encoding 50S ribosomal protein L11, translating into MAKKLAGKMKLQIPAGKANPSPPVGPALGQRGINIMEFCKAFNAKTQDMEVGAPCPTVITYYQDKSFTMDIKTPPASYYLKKAAGLKPVGKRNRPRGAEKPGRETIATVTVAQVREIAEAKMKDLSANDVEQAMQIILGSAKSMGIEVK; encoded by the coding sequence ATGGCCAAGAAACTCGCTGGCAAGATGAAGCTGCAGATCCCTGCAGGCAAAGCCAACCCCTCGCCGCCCGTCGGCCCCGCGCTGGGTCAGCGCGGCATCAACATCATGGAATTCTGCAAGGCGTTCAACGCCAAGACGCAGGACATGGAAGTTGGTGCACCCTGCCCGACCGTGATCACGTACTATCAGGACAAGTCCTTCACCATGGACATCAAGACGCCCCCCGCGTCTTACTACTTGAAGAAGGCAGCCGGCCTGAAGCCTGTCGGCAAGCGCAACCGTCCGCGCGGCGCAGAGAAGCCCGGCCGTGAGACCATTGCCACCGTCACCGTCGCCCAGGTCCGTGAGATCGCGGAAGCGAAGATGAAGGACCTGTCGGCAAACGACGTCGAACAGGCAATGCAGATCATCCTTGGCTCGGCCAAGTCCATGGGCATCGAGGTGAAATAA
- the rplJ gene encoding 50S ribosomal protein L10: MDRAQKEKVVEELGQIFESSGVVVVSRYEGLTVAEMTDLRARARAADTSVRVAKNRLAKIALKGTGCESIADYLEGMTVLTYSEDPVAAAKVVEDFAKANSKFEILGGAMSGTALDRAGVEAVSKMPSREELIASIVGCIGAPASNIAGAIGAPASNIASILSTIEEKAA, from the coding sequence GTGGATAGAGCCCAGAAAGAGAAAGTGGTCGAGGAACTCGGCCAGATCTTTGAAAGCTCTGGCGTCGTGGTGGTTAGCCGCTACGAAGGTCTCACGGTTGCCGAGATGACGGATCTTCGTGCCCGCGCCCGCGCGGCAGACACGTCGGTTCGCGTCGCCAAGAACAGGCTCGCCAAGATCGCTCTGAAGGGTACCGGCTGCGAGAGCATCGCCGACTACCTCGAGGGCATGACCGTTCTGACCTACTCCGAAGACCCCGTGGCAGCTGCCAAGGTGGTCGAGGACTTCGCTAAGGCAAACTCGAAGTTCGAGATCCTCGGCGGTGCAATGTCTGGAACGGCTCTGGACCGGGCCGGTGTCGAGGCCGTGTCGAAAATGCCGTCGCGCGAGGAGCTCATTGCCTCCATCGTCGGCTGCATCGGCGCACCCGCTTCGAACATCGCCGGCGCGATTGGCGCACCTGCATCGAACATCGCATCGATTCTCTCGACCATCGAAGAGAAAGCTGCGTAA
- the rplA gene encoding 50S ribosomal protein L1, with protein sequence MAKLGKRTRAAREAFAGKEELSVEDAVALIKANASAKFDETVEIAMNLGVDPRHADQMVRGVVGLPNGTGKTVRVAVFARGAKADEAQAAGADIVGAEDLMETIQGGTIDFDRCIATPDMMPIVGRLGKVLGPRNLMPNPKVGTVTMDVAQAVKDAKGGQVQFKVEKAGVIHAGVGKASFDDAKLVENVRAFVNAVAKAKPTGAKGTYVKKISLSSTMGPGVSVDVTSANVE encoded by the coding sequence ATGGCTAAACTCGGAAAACGCACCCGCGCCGCCCGTGAAGCCTTTGCTGGCAAGGAAGAGCTGAGCGTCGAAGACGCAGTCGCTCTGATCAAGGCAAACGCCTCGGCCAAGTTCGACGAGACCGTCGAGATCGCGATGAACCTCGGCGTCGACCCGCGCCACGCTGACCAGATGGTCCGCGGCGTTGTCGGCCTGCCGAACGGCACCGGCAAGACCGTGCGCGTGGCCGTCTTCGCCCGTGGCGCCAAGGCTGACGAAGCCCAGGCCGCCGGCGCGGACATCGTTGGCGCAGAAGACCTGATGGAAACCATCCAAGGTGGCACCATCGACTTCGACCGCTGCATCGCGACCCCGGACATGATGCCGATCGTCGGCCGTCTGGGTAAGGTGCTTGGCCCGCGCAACCTGATGCCGAACCCCAAGGTCGGTACCGTGACCATGGATGTTGCCCAGGCCGTCAAGGACGCCAAGGGTGGCCAGGTTCAGTTCAAGGTCGAAAAAGCCGGCGTGATCCACGCGGGCGTTGGCAAGGCGTCGTTCGACGATGCCAAGCTGGTCGAGAACGTGCGCGCCTTCGTCAATGCTGTCGCCAAGGCGAAGCCGACCGGTGCAAAAGGCACCTACGTGAAGAAGATCTCGCTCAGCTCCACCATGGGTCCGGGCGTATCGGTGGACGTGACCTCGGCCAACGTCGAGTGA
- the rplL gene encoding 50S ribosomal protein L7/L12, producing MADLKALAEQIVGLTLLEAQELKTILKDEYGIEPAAGGAVMVAGPAAGGDAAAEEEKTEFDVILKSAGDKKINVIKEVRAITGLGLKEAKELVEAGGKAVKEGVSKDEAETIKKQLEEAGAEIEVK from the coding sequence ATGGCTGATCTGAAAGCACTTGCTGAGCAAATCGTTGGTCTGACGCTGCTCGAAGCACAAGAACTGAAAACCATCCTCAAGGACGAGTACGGCATCGAGCCCGCAGCTGGCGGCGCAGTGATGGTTGCTGGTCCGGCAGCTGGCGGCGACGCAGCAGCTGAGGAAGAAAAAACCGAATTCGACGTGATCCTCAAGTCCGCTGGCGACAAGAAGATCAACGTGATCAAAGAAGTCCGCGCCATCACCGGCCTGGGCCTGAAAGAAGCCAAAGAGCTGGTGGAAGCAGGCGGCAAGGCTGTCAAAGAAGGCGTGTCGAAGGACGAAGCTGAAACGATCAAGAAGCAGCTCGAAGAAGCTGGCGCCGAGATCGAAGTCAAGTAA
- a CDS encoding DUF2798 domain-containing protein: MTTPRSTLILAQLFISGSMSFLMTLIFSAIPLRFTSSWMSVWMHYWLAAWPAAFALSLIVGPLCFKASLLVLRTAALLR; encoded by the coding sequence ATGACCACACCCCGTTCCACCCTCATACTCGCGCAGCTGTTCATCTCGGGCAGCATGTCCTTTCTGATGACCCTGATCTTCAGCGCCATCCCGCTGCGGTTCACGTCCAGCTGGATGTCGGTCTGGATGCATTACTGGCTTGCCGCCTGGCCGGCGGCCTTCGCGTTGTCGCTGATCGTCGGGCCGCTCTGCTTCAAGGCATCCTTACTGGTGCTGCGCACCGCGGCGCTCCTGCGCTGA
- the secE gene encoding preprotein translocase subunit SecE → MTNPLQFIQQTRSEIGKIAWPTRREVILTTVTVFVMATLTAIFFALVDILIRTGLQGLLSFFG, encoded by the coding sequence ATGACCAACCCGCTCCAGTTCATTCAGCAGACGCGGTCCGAGATCGGCAAGATCGCCTGGCCGACCCGTCGCGAAGTGATCCTGACCACGGTCACCGTTTTCGTGATGGCGACGCTTACGGCGATCTTCTTCGCGCTCGTCGACATCCTGATCCGCACCGGCCTGCAGGGCCTGCTCTCCTTCTTCGGCTGA